One genomic segment of Aquamicrobium lusatiense includes these proteins:
- a CDS encoding MarC family protein, which translates to MPNFDSLFNAFVTLLVTIDPPGLAPIFLAVTSNMNRAQRKQVSVRASVIGFALLALFAVAGSSILSVFGITLAAFRVAGGFLLFFIAFEMVFEKRNDRKEKISDVAITRDHIHNIAAFPLAIPLIAGPGAISATVLLSGSFQGFAGQAALVGIIFLCLAVTYLVFLLAERIDRILGETGRSILTRLLGVILAALAVQFVADGVKALIAG; encoded by the coding sequence ATGCCGAATTTCGACAGCCTTTTCAATGCGTTCGTTACACTGCTTGTAACGATAGATCCGCCCGGACTGGCGCCGATATTCCTGGCTGTAACGAGCAACATGAACCGCGCCCAGCGCAAGCAGGTGTCAGTGCGTGCCAGCGTGATCGGCTTTGCCCTGCTGGCGCTTTTCGCAGTCGCGGGCTCTTCCATCCTCTCCGTCTTCGGCATCACGCTGGCGGCATTCCGCGTCGCCGGCGGATTCCTGCTTTTCTTCATTGCCTTCGAAATGGTTTTCGAGAAGCGCAACGACCGCAAGGAAAAGATTTCGGACGTTGCCATAACCCGCGATCACATCCACAATATAGCCGCCTTCCCGCTCGCCATTCCCCTGATCGCCGGCCCCGGCGCAATTTCCGCCACCGTGCTTCTGTCGGGCTCGTTTCAGGGCTTTGCCGGACAGGCAGCGCTTGTCGGCATCATCTTCCTGTGCCTTGCCGTCACCTATCTGGTGTTTCTTCTGGCTGAGCGCATCGACCGCATTCTGGGCGAAACCGGACGCTCGATCCTCACGCGCCTGCTGGGCGTCATTCTGGCGGCGCTGGCCGTGCAATTCGTGGCGGATGGCGTGAAAGCCCTCATCGCCGGCTGA
- the queA gene encoding tRNA preQ1(34) S-adenosylmethionine ribosyltransferase-isomerase QueA, whose translation MRVDLFDFDLPEEHIALRPAEPRDSARLLKVRSGEPFEDLSVRDLPSLLQPGDVLVFNDTRVIPAQLKGMRRRGEATALVDATLHMRVGPDRWLAFMRPGKRVAEGDRIHFGHDGSSCFLGQLDATVVEKREGGEVLLSFDVSGPFLDEALHAVGHIPLPPYIASKRADDERDRLDYQTIYAREEGAVAAPTAGLHFTPELFAALDDMGVERRFVTLHVGAGTFLPVKADDTDQHRMHAESGVVSAETAAALNAARERGSRIVAVGTTSLRLLESAAAEDGSLKEWSGATDIFITPGYRFRTADMLMTNFHLPRSTLFMLVSAFAGMETMRAAYEHAISTGYRFYSYGDSSLLFRQQT comes from the coding sequence ATGCGTGTCGATCTTTTCGATTTCGATCTTCCTGAAGAGCACATTGCGTTGCGCCCGGCCGAGCCTCGCGACTCCGCAAGGCTGCTGAAAGTCCGCTCCGGCGAACCTTTTGAAGATCTCTCCGTGCGCGATCTGCCCTCGTTGCTGCAGCCGGGCGACGTGCTGGTGTTCAACGACACCAGAGTTATCCCCGCACAGCTGAAGGGCATGCGCCGGCGCGGCGAAGCAACGGCGCTGGTTGACGCGACGCTGCATATGCGCGTCGGCCCCGACCGGTGGCTGGCTTTCATGCGGCCCGGCAAACGGGTAGCCGAAGGCGACCGAATTCATTTCGGCCACGACGGCTCATCCTGTTTCCTCGGTCAGCTTGATGCCACTGTTGTTGAAAAGCGGGAAGGCGGCGAAGTGCTGCTGTCTTTCGATGTGTCGGGTCCCTTCCTCGACGAGGCGCTGCATGCGGTCGGACACATTCCGCTTCCGCCTTACATCGCCTCGAAGCGCGCGGATGACGAGCGCGACCGTCTCGACTACCAGACCATCTATGCCAGGGAAGAAGGCGCGGTCGCCGCTCCCACCGCCGGCCTGCATTTCACGCCGGAGCTGTTTGCGGCACTCGATGACATGGGCGTGGAACGCCGCTTCGTGACGCTTCATGTCGGGGCCGGCACCTTCCTGCCAGTCAAGGCGGACGATACAGACCAGCACAGGATGCACGCCGAAAGCGGCGTCGTATCCGCTGAAACTGCCGCTGCCCTCAATGCCGCCCGCGAGCGTGGAAGCCGCATCGTTGCGGTCGGGACGACTTCGTTGCGTCTTCTGGAAAGTGCGGCGGCGGAAGATGGCTCCCTGAAGGAATGGTCCGGGGCCACGGATATTTTCATCACGCCCGGATACCGCTTCCGCACCGCAGACATGCTGATGACGAATTTCCATCTGCCGCGCTCCACGCTGTTCATGCTGGTTTCGGCCTTTGCCGGAATGGAAACGATGCGGGCCGCTTACGAACATGCGATTTCGACCGGCTATCGCTTCTATTCCTATGGCGATTCCAGCCTTCTTTTCAGGCAGCAGACATGA
- a CDS encoding peptidylprolyl isomerase: MAEIKDRENALIMETTQGQVVIELFPDLAPGHVGRIKELAREGAYDGVVFHRVIDGFMAQTGDVKFGKTDSKDFNPGRAGMGGSDKPDLKAEFSNTNHGRGTCSMARAQNPNSANSQFFICFEDASFLNRQYTVWGQVIEGMENVDKIKRGEPVQNPDKIVSLKVAADVAA, from the coding sequence ATGGCTGAGATCAAGGACCGCGAAAACGCGCTCATCATGGAAACCACGCAGGGACAGGTGGTGATTGAACTGTTCCCCGATCTGGCCCCCGGCCATGTCGGGCGCATCAAGGAACTGGCCCGCGAAGGCGCTTATGATGGCGTTGTTTTCCACCGCGTCATCGATGGCTTCATGGCCCAGACCGGCGACGTGAAGTTCGGCAAGACGGACTCGAAGGATTTCAACCCGGGCCGCGCCGGCATGGGTGGTTCGGACAAGCCGGACCTGAAGGCCGAATTCTCCAACACCAATCACGGTCGCGGCACCTGCTCCATGGCCCGCGCCCAGAATCCGAATTCCGCCAACTCGCAGTTCTTCATCTGCTTTGAGGACGCTTCCTTCCTCAACCGGCAGTACACGGTCTGGGGTCAGGTGATCGAAGGCATGGAGAACGTCGACAAGATCAAGCGCGGTGAGCCGGTGCAGAACCCCGACAAGATCGTCTCGCTGAAGGTCGCGGCCGACGTCGCAGCCTGA
- a CDS encoding peptidylprolyl isomerase: protein MLKKLAAFAIVVGGLAVAALPVTAAEPEDTLVLTLKDGDVTIGLRPDLAPKHVEQIRKLVRDGAYDNVAFHRVIDGFMAQTGDVQYGDMEDGFNPGAVGTGGSDLPDLPAEFSNEKFERGVVGMARAQNPNSANSQFFIMFAPAPSLNGDYTVVGKVESGMDLVDKIKKGSNAQNGAVASPDRIVKARIAADN from the coding sequence ATGCTCAAGAAGCTCGCGGCCTTTGCCATCGTGGTTGGCGGCCTTGCCGTCGCCGCGCTCCCGGTCACGGCCGCCGAACCTGAAGACACTCTTGTCCTGACACTCAAGGATGGCGATGTCACCATCGGGCTGCGCCCGGACCTCGCGCCAAAGCATGTCGAGCAGATCCGGAAGCTGGTGCGCGACGGCGCGTATGACAATGTGGCCTTCCACCGGGTCATTGACGGTTTCATGGCCCAGACCGGCGATGTGCAATACGGCGACATGGAAGACGGCTTCAATCCGGGTGCCGTCGGCACGGGTGGCTCCGATCTTCCGGACCTGCCGGCGGAGTTCTCGAACGAGAAGTTCGAGCGTGGCGTGGTCGGAATGGCCCGCGCGCAGAACCCGAACTCTGCGAATTCCCAGTTCTTCATCATGTTTGCACCGGCTCCGTCGCTGAACGGCGACTATACCGTTGTCGGCAAGGTCGAGAGCGGCATGGACCTGGTGGACAAGATCAAGAAGGGCTCAAACGCGCAGAATGGTGCGGTGGCCAGTCCCGATCGCATCGTCAAAGCCCGCATAGCGGCCGACAACTGA
- the gyrA gene encoding DNA gyrase subunit A yields MTDKDTPRGADGDPTGIEPISIVEEMQRSYLDYAMSVIVSRALPDVRDGLKPVHRRILYASHESGYHWNRKYVKSARPVADVMGKYHPHGDASIYDALVRMAQDWSMSVPLIDGQGNFGSIDGDPPAAMRYTEARLAKVAHELLEDIDKDTVDFQDTYDASGQEPRVIPARFPNLLVNGSGGIAVGMATNIPPHNLAEVCNGAIAVIDNPAIDLTDLMEIIPGPDFPTGGIVLGRSGIYNAYSTGRGSIVMRGKVDIEPMRGDREAIVITEVPYQVNKASMIEKMAELVRDKRIEGISDIRDESDRQGYRVVVELKRDANAEVILNQLYRYTPLQTSFGANVVALNGGKPEVMTLIDMLKAFATFREEVISRRTKYLLRKARDRAHVLVGLAIAVANIDEVIKLIRHAPDPQTAREQLMERRWPAADVESLIHLIDDPRHRINEDGTYNLSEEQARAILELRLQRLTALGRDEIADELNTIGEEIRDYLDILSSRARIQQIVKDELIAVRDEFGVPRRTELADGGADMDDEDLIQREDMVVTVSHSGYIKRVPLSLYRAQRRGGKGRSGMSTKDEDFVTRLFVANTHTPVLFFSSRGIVYKEKVWRLPIGSPQSRGKALINMLPLQQGERITTIMPLPEDEASWGELDVMFATTRGTVRRNKLSDFVDVKRNGKIAMKLDEGDEILGVETCTENDDVLVTVASGQCIRFSVSDVRVFAGRNSVGVRGISMAEGDRAISMTIIEHVDASPAERAAYLKRAAVERRLLSGNGDDEEIALTNEEVGEDAQIDDERYEFLKAHEQFVLTVTEFGYGKRSSSYDFRLTNRGGKGIRATDVSKVDEIGRLVATFPVGNDDQIMLVSDGGTVIRVPVHGIRFASRATKGVTIFNTAEGEKVVSVERISEPGSDEDENGDAETDAVNGGEGSDAAGDIPATSEGPEISEGGEPQAE; encoded by the coding sequence TTGACCGACAAAGATACACCGCGCGGTGCCGACGGCGATCCGACTGGCATCGAACCGATTTCCATCGTCGAGGAGATGCAGCGCTCCTATCTCGATTACGCCATGAGCGTGATCGTCAGCCGCGCTCTGCCTGACGTTCGCGACGGCCTCAAGCCCGTCCATCGCCGTATCCTCTACGCGTCCCATGAAAGCGGCTACCACTGGAACCGCAAATATGTGAAGTCGGCCCGCCCGGTGGCCGACGTGATGGGTAAATACCATCCGCATGGCGATGCCTCGATCTACGACGCCCTTGTGCGCATGGCACAGGACTGGTCGATGAGCGTGCCGCTGATCGACGGGCAGGGCAATTTCGGCTCCATCGACGGCGATCCGCCGGCTGCCATGCGCTATACCGAAGCGCGCCTTGCGAAGGTCGCTCACGAGCTTCTGGAGGATATCGACAAGGACACTGTCGATTTTCAGGATACCTATGACGCCTCCGGTCAGGAACCGCGCGTCATTCCGGCTCGTTTCCCGAACCTGCTGGTCAATGGCTCGGGCGGTATCGCGGTCGGCATGGCCACGAACATTCCGCCGCACAATCTGGCCGAGGTCTGTAACGGCGCCATCGCCGTCATCGACAATCCCGCCATCGATCTGACGGACCTGATGGAGATCATTCCCGGTCCGGATTTCCCAACGGGAGGCATCGTCCTTGGCCGTTCGGGCATCTACAATGCCTATTCGACCGGCCGCGGGTCCATCGTGATGCGCGGCAAGGTCGATATCGAGCCCATGCGCGGTGATCGCGAAGCCATCGTCATCACCGAGGTTCCCTATCAGGTGAACAAGGCCTCGATGATCGAGAAGATGGCCGAACTGGTGCGCGACAAGCGCATTGAGGGCATCTCCGATATTCGCGACGAGAGCGACCGTCAGGGGTATCGCGTGGTGGTCGAGCTGAAGCGCGACGCCAATGCCGAGGTGATCCTCAACCAGCTCTATCGTTATACGCCTCTGCAAACCTCGTTTGGCGCCAATGTTGTGGCTCTGAATGGCGGCAAGCCGGAGGTCATGACGCTCATCGACATGCTGAAGGCCTTCGCTACGTTCCGCGAGGAGGTGATCAGCCGCCGCACGAAATATCTGCTGCGCAAGGCGCGCGACCGGGCCCATGTGCTGGTCGGTCTGGCGATTGCCGTTGCCAATATCGATGAAGTCATCAAGCTGATTCGTCATGCACCCGATCCGCAGACAGCTCGTGAGCAGCTGATGGAGCGCCGCTGGCCGGCGGCGGATGTGGAATCGCTGATCCATCTGATCGACGATCCGCGCCACCGCATCAACGAGGACGGCACCTACAACCTCTCCGAGGAACAGGCGCGCGCCATTCTCGAACTGCGGCTGCAGCGCCTCACCGCGCTTGGACGTGACGAGATCGCCGACGAGCTGAACACCATCGGTGAGGAAATCCGCGACTATCTGGACATTCTGTCCTCGCGCGCCCGTATCCAGCAGATCGTCAAGGATGAGCTGATCGCCGTTCGTGACGAGTTCGGCGTTCCGCGCCGGACGGAGCTTGCCGATGGCGGCGCCGATATGGATGACGAGGACCTCATCCAGCGTGAGGATATGGTCGTTACCGTCAGCCATTCCGGATACATCAAGCGCGTTCCGCTGTCGCTTTACCGGGCGCAGCGTCGCGGCGGCAAGGGCCGCTCCGGGATGTCGACAAAGGACGAGGATTTCGTCACCCGGCTGTTCGTGGCCAACACGCACACGCCGGTGCTTTTCTTCTCGTCACGCGGCATCGTCTACAAGGAAAAGGTGTGGCGACTACCCATCGGCAGCCCGCAATCGCGCGGCAAGGCGCTCATCAACATGCTGCCGTTGCAGCAGGGCGAGCGCATCACCACCATCATGCCGCTGCCCGAGGATGAGGCAAGCTGGGGTGAACTGGATGTGATGTTCGCCACTACCCGTGGCACCGTGCGCCGCAACAAGCTGTCCGACTTTGTTGACGTCAAGCGCAATGGCAAGATCGCCATGAAGCTGGATGAAGGCGACGAAATTCTGGGGGTCGAGACCTGCACCGAGAATGACGACGTGCTGGTGACGGTTGCGTCGGGACAGTGCATCCGCTTCTCCGTCTCGGATGTGCGCGTCTTTGCCGGCCGCAATTCGGTCGGCGTGCGCGGCATATCGATGGCGGAAGGCGATCGCGCCATTTCCATGACGATCATCGAACATGTCGATGCAAGCCCGGCCGAGCGCGCCGCCTATCTCAAGCGTGCTGCCGTCGAGCGGCGTCTGTTGTCCGGCAATGGTGACGACGAGGAAATTGCGCTCACCAACGAGGAAGTTGGCGAGGATGCGCAGATAGATGACGAGCGCTATGAATTCCTGAAGGCGCACGAACAGTTCGTGCTCACCGTCACGGAGTTCGGCTATGGCAAGCGCTCTTCATCTTACGATTTCCGGCTGACCAATCGTGGCGGCAAGGGCATTCGTGCCACCGACGTCTCGAAGGTCGATGAAATCGGCCGGCTTGTCGCGACATTCCCTGTGGGTAATGACGACCAGATCATGCTGGTTTCCGATGGCGGTACGGTGATCCGCGTCCCCGTCCACGGCATTCGCTTCGCCAGCCGTGCCACCAAGGGCGTTACCATCTTCAATACCGCCGAAGGCGAGAAGGTGGTTTCCGTCGAGCGGATTTCCGAACCCGGATCTGACGAGGACGAAAACGGCGACGCCGAAACTGATGCCGTCAATGGCGGCGAAGGTTCTGACGCAGCCGGCGATATTCCTGCTACTTCCGAAGGACCGGAAATTTCTGAAGGCGGTGAGCCGCAGGCGGAATGA
- a CDS encoding DMT family transporter, translated as MAAVLWALLGVMAGAFVAIQAPINAELARGLGSPLAAAAISFLAGAIVLGVVTFIVTRTQGTSITWREPQAWLFVAGGLLGTVYVTTSILLIPRIGAAALIAFLITGQLIAGMVIDRVGFLGVAVREISLGRLAGAGLLIVGAVMVRYL; from the coding sequence ATGGCAGCTGTATTGTGGGCACTGCTGGGCGTGATGGCTGGCGCTTTCGTCGCCATTCAGGCGCCCATCAATGCTGAACTGGCGCGCGGGCTTGGCTCGCCGCTGGCTGCTGCTGCCATCTCCTTTCTTGCCGGGGCCATCGTGCTTGGTGTGGTGACTTTCATCGTGACCCGCACGCAGGGCACCTCTATTACCTGGCGCGAGCCGCAGGCGTGGCTGTTCGTGGCGGGCGGTTTGCTCGGCACCGTCTATGTCACGACGAGCATTCTCCTTATTCCGCGCATCGGTGCCGCAGCGCTGATCGCCTTTCTGATTACCGGACAGCTCATTGCAGGAATGGTCATCGACCGCGTTGGATTTCTGGGCGTTGCCGTGCGCGAAATATCGCTCGGACGGCTGGCCGGCGCGGGGCTCCTGATCGTCGGAGCGGTGATGGTCCGCTATCTCTGA
- the coaD gene encoding pantetheine-phosphate adenylyltransferase, translated as MTERIAIYAGSFDPLTNGHLDVLKASLAIADKVYAAIGIHPGKKPLFSFEERVDLISSVARHELGSDSERISVVSFDGLVVEAARRLGASIMIRGLRDGTDLDYEMQMAGMNEVMAPDLQTIFLPASPSVRTITATLVRQIAAMGGNIEPFVPAAVVSPLIAKFAK; from the coding sequence ATGACTGAACGTATCGCCATCTATGCCGGTTCCTTCGACCCGCTCACCAACGGCCATCTGGACGTGCTGAAAGCGTCGCTTGCGATTGCCGATAAGGTTTATGCCGCCATAGGCATTCATCCGGGCAAGAAGCCGCTGTTCTCATTCGAAGAACGCGTCGATCTGATCAGCTCGGTTGCACGCCATGAACTGGGCAGCGACAGCGAGCGCATTTCCGTCGTTTCGTTCGATGGGCTTGTGGTGGAGGCGGCGCGCCGTCTGGGGGCCTCGATCATGATTCGCGGGCTGCGCGACGGCACGGATCTCGATTACGAGATGCAGATGGCCGGCATGAACGAAGTCATGGCGCCTGATCTTCAGACCATCTTTCTGCCGGCAAGTCCTTCGGTGCGAACCATTACCGCCACACTCGTGCGGCAGATCGCTGCCATGGGCGGTAATATCGAGCCGTTCGTGCCCGCTGCGGTCGTCTCACCTCTGATCGCCAAATTCGCGAAATAG
- the tgt gene encoding tRNA guanosine(34) transglycosylase Tgt: MTENFSFRVLASDGKARRGEVVMPRGTVRTPAFMPVGTGGTVKAMYMDQVRGTGADIILGNTYHLMLRPGAERVARLGGLHELARWPWPILTDSGGFQVMSLSKLRKLTEHGVTFRSHIDGAPYEMTPERSIEIQGLLDSDIQMQLDECTALPAEHAEIERAMELSLRWAERCKTAFGDQPGKAMFGIVQGGDNPELRVRSAQALKAMDLKGYAVGGLAVGEPQAVMLDMLEITCPELPIDKPRYLMGVGTPDDILKSVARGIDMFDCVMPTRAGRHGLAYTRRGKVNLRNARHADDHRPLDEESDCPAARDYSRAYLHHLVRSQEALGAMLLTWNNLAYYQRLMQDIRDAIEAGQFVERAAAISEGWARGDIPAL; encoded by the coding sequence ATGACGGAAAATTTTTCCTTTCGCGTGCTCGCGAGTGATGGCAAAGCGCGGCGAGGCGAGGTTGTGATGCCGCGCGGCACGGTGCGCACTCCGGCTTTCATGCCTGTAGGCACCGGCGGAACCGTCAAGGCCATGTATATGGATCAGGTGCGCGGCACAGGCGCCGACATCATCCTTGGCAACACCTACCACCTCATGCTGCGGCCGGGCGCGGAGCGGGTGGCCCGGCTTGGTGGCCTGCATGAACTGGCGCGGTGGCCGTGGCCCATTCTCACCGATTCCGGCGGCTTTCAGGTCATGTCCCTGTCGAAGCTGCGCAAGCTGACCGAGCATGGCGTCACCTTCCGCTCGCACATCGACGGCGCACCCTATGAGATGACGCCCGAGCGCTCGATCGAAATACAGGGGCTGCTCGATTCCGACATTCAGATGCAGCTCGACGAATGCACGGCGCTGCCGGCCGAACATGCCGAGATCGAGCGCGCCATGGAGCTGTCGCTGCGCTGGGCGGAGCGCTGCAAGACGGCATTCGGCGACCAGCCGGGCAAGGCCATGTTCGGCATAGTGCAGGGCGGCGACAATCCGGAACTGCGGGTGCGGTCTGCACAGGCGCTGAAGGCGATGGACCTGAAAGGCTACGCGGTTGGCGGTCTTGCCGTGGGCGAGCCGCAGGCAGTGATGCTGGACATGCTTGAGATCACCTGTCCGGAACTTCCCATCGACAAGCCGCGCTACCTGATGGGCGTGGGTACGCCCGACGACATACTGAAATCAGTGGCACGCGGCATCGACATGTTCGACTGCGTGATGCCGACGCGGGCAGGGCGGCATGGGCTGGCTTACACGCGTCGCGGCAAGGTCAATCTGCGCAATGCCCGCCATGCCGACGATCACCGTCCGCTGGACGAGGAAAGCGATTGCCCCGCCGCGCGCGACTATTCCCGGGCCTATCTCCATCATCTCGTGCGTTCGCAGGAAGCGCTGGGGGCGATGCTGCTGACCTGGAACAACCTCGCCTACTACCAGCGCCTGATGCAGGATATTCGCGACGCCATCGAGGCCGGACAGTTCGTCGAGCGTGCCGCCGCAATTTCGGAAGGTTGGGCGAGGGGCGACATCCCGG